The following proteins are encoded in a genomic region of Sparus aurata chromosome 23, fSpaAur1.1, whole genome shotgun sequence:
- the LOC115575433 gene encoding brain-specific angiogenesis inhibitor 1-associated protein 2-like isoform X4, giving the protein MVLAEDFTMSRTDEVHRLTENVYKTIMEQFNPCLRNFVAMGKNYEKALANVTFAAKGYFDALVRMGELASESQGSKDLGDVLFQMAEVHRQIQVQLEEMLKSFHNELLSELEKKVDLDARYLTAALKKYQLEHKSKGESLEKCQAELKKLRRKSQGSKNPSKYGEKEMQFVETISSKQTELDTFIAEGYKTALSEERRRYCFLVDRQCAVAKNSSAYHGKGKDLLTQKIPVWQQACSDPNKLPERAMLLAQQMGSAALGGTSPLHSSKSNLVISDPIPGAQPLPVPPELAVFMGSGLGHPARLMGPDGMSMVNGTTGVHGEEYWTDGGTMSVSQVRPSSPQTQAQGPSQAQPQRQVSDVYSNTLPVRRPAPAKNKNPVGETRTLPRSSSMAAGLEKNGRARVQAIFSHAAGDNGTLLSFAEGDVITLLVPEARDGWHYGENEKNKMRGWFPFSYTRVLPESDNEKLKVNLHHGKSSSTGNLLENDGSLPTPDYGLTARLLAQSLAQTRPRPYSMAGFGTQPAIEDYDGRFATSDSPDGKLISTV; this is encoded by the exons ATGTGACATTTGCAGCCAAAGGCTACTTTGATGCTCTGGTCAGAATGGGTGAACTGGCCAGTGAGAGTCAAGGATCCAAAGATTTGG GGGATGTGCTGTTCCAGATGGCTGAGGTCCACAGACAGATCCAAGTGCAGCTCGAGGAGATG TTGAAGTCGTTCCACAACGAGCTGCTCTCCGAGCTGGAGAAGAAGGTGGACCTGGATGCTCGTTATCTGACT GCTGCCCTGAAGAAATACCAGCTGGAACACAAGAGCAAAGGCGAGAGTCTGGAGAAATGCCAGGCCGAACTGAAGAAGCTGCGCAGGAAGAGCCAGGGCAGCAAGAACCCCTCCAAGTACGGCGAGAAGGAGATGCAG TTTGTGGAGACCATCAGCAGTAAGCAGACCGAGTTGGACACCTTCATCGCTGAGGGATACAAGACAGCCTTGTCCGAGGAGCGCCGCAGGTACTGCTTCCTGGTGGACCGCCAATGTGCCGTGGCCAAGAACAGCAGCGCCTACCATGGCAAG GGTAAAGACCTTCTGACCCAGAAGATCCCGGTGTGGCAACAGGCCTGCTCAGATCCCAACAAGCTGCCAGAGCGGGCCATGCTCCTGGCCCAGCAGATGGGTTCTGCCGCCCTCGGGGGCACGAGCCCCCTGCACTCCTCCAAATCCAACCTGGTCATCTCAGACCCGATCCCTGGGGCCCAGCCTCTTCCTGTGCCCCCAGAGCTGGCTGTCTTCATGGGCAGCGGCCTCGGACACCCAGCG AGGCTGATGGGCCCTGATGGTATGTCCATGGTGAACGGGACAACAGGAGTCCACGGGGAGGAGTACTGGACGGATGGAGGGACCATGTCCGTGTCCCAGGTCAGGCCTTCGTCCCCTCAGACCCAGGCACAGGGCCCGTCCCAGGCTCAGCCCCAGAGACAGGTCAGCGATGTCTACTCCAACACCCTCCCTGTCCGCAGGCCTGCTCCCGCCAAGAACAAGAACCCCGTGG GAGAGACACGGACCCTGCCCCGGTCCAGCTCCATGGCGGCGGGCCTGGAGAAGAACGGCCGCGCCCGTGTCCAGGCCATCTTCTCCCACGCCGCGGGCGACAACGGCACCCTGCTCAGCTTCGCCGAGGGCGACGTCATCACCCTGCTAGTGCCCGAGGCCCGCGACGGCTGGCACTATGGGGAGAACGAAAAGAACAAGAT GCGTGGCTGGTTCCCGTTCTCCTACACACGTGTTCTGCCCGAGAGTGACAACGAGAAGCTCAAAGTGAA cCTGCACCACGgtaagagcagcagcacaggGAACTTGTTGGAGAACGACGGCTCGCTGCCCACACCTGACTACGGCCTGACCGCCCGGCTGCTGGCGCAGAGCCTCGCACAGACCCGCCCACGCCCCTACAGCATGGCAGGCTTTGGCACACAG CCTGCCATCGAGGATTATGACGGCCGCTTTGCCACGAG TGACAGTCCTGATGGCAAATTGATTTCGACTGTGTGA
- the LOC115575433 gene encoding brain-specific angiogenesis inhibitor 1-associated protein 2-like isoform X6, with translation MAEVHRQIQVQLEEMLKSFHNELLSELEKKVDLDARYLTAALKKYQLEHKSKGESLEKCQAELKKLRRKSQGSKNPSKYGEKEMQFVETISSKQTELDTFIAEGYKTALSEERRRYCFLVDRQCAVAKNSSAYHGKGKDLLTQKIPVWQQACSDPNKLPERAMLLAQQMGSAALGGTSPLHSSKSNLVISDPIPGAQPLPVPPELAVFMGSGLGHPARLMGPDGMSMVNGTTGVHGEEYWTDGGTMSVSQVRPSSPQTQAQGPSQAQPQRQVSDVYSNTLPVRRPAPAKNKNPVGETRTLPRSSSMAAGLEKNGRARVQAIFSHAAGDNGTLLSFAEGDVITLLVPEARDGWHYGENEKNKMRGWFPFSYTRVLPESDNEKLKVNLHHGKSSSTGNLLENDGSLPTPDYGLTARLLAQSLAQTRPRPYSMAGFGTQPAIEDYDGRFATSSGWWVEDCVERESVSGAYLLGMQRYGL, from the exons ATGGCTGAGGTCCACAGACAGATCCAAGTGCAGCTCGAGGAGATG TTGAAGTCGTTCCACAACGAGCTGCTCTCCGAGCTGGAGAAGAAGGTGGACCTGGATGCTCGTTATCTGACT GCTGCCCTGAAGAAATACCAGCTGGAACACAAGAGCAAAGGCGAGAGTCTGGAGAAATGCCAGGCCGAACTGAAGAAGCTGCGCAGGAAGAGCCAGGGCAGCAAGAACCCCTCCAAGTACGGCGAGAAGGAGATGCAG TTTGTGGAGACCATCAGCAGTAAGCAGACCGAGTTGGACACCTTCATCGCTGAGGGATACAAGACAGCCTTGTCCGAGGAGCGCCGCAGGTACTGCTTCCTGGTGGACCGCCAATGTGCCGTGGCCAAGAACAGCAGCGCCTACCATGGCAAG GGTAAAGACCTTCTGACCCAGAAGATCCCGGTGTGGCAACAGGCCTGCTCAGATCCCAACAAGCTGCCAGAGCGGGCCATGCTCCTGGCCCAGCAGATGGGTTCTGCCGCCCTCGGGGGCACGAGCCCCCTGCACTCCTCCAAATCCAACCTGGTCATCTCAGACCCGATCCCTGGGGCCCAGCCTCTTCCTGTGCCCCCAGAGCTGGCTGTCTTCATGGGCAGCGGCCTCGGACACCCAGCG AGGCTGATGGGCCCTGATGGTATGTCCATGGTGAACGGGACAACAGGAGTCCACGGGGAGGAGTACTGGACGGATGGAGGGACCATGTCCGTGTCCCAGGTCAGGCCTTCGTCCCCTCAGACCCAGGCACAGGGCCCGTCCCAGGCTCAGCCCCAGAGACAGGTCAGCGATGTCTACTCCAACACCCTCCCTGTCCGCAGGCCTGCTCCCGCCAAGAACAAGAACCCCGTGG GAGAGACACGGACCCTGCCCCGGTCCAGCTCCATGGCGGCGGGCCTGGAGAAGAACGGCCGCGCCCGTGTCCAGGCCATCTTCTCCCACGCCGCGGGCGACAACGGCACCCTGCTCAGCTTCGCCGAGGGCGACGTCATCACCCTGCTAGTGCCCGAGGCCCGCGACGGCTGGCACTATGGGGAGAACGAAAAGAACAAGAT GCGTGGCTGGTTCCCGTTCTCCTACACACGTGTTCTGCCCGAGAGTGACAACGAGAAGCTCAAAGTGAA cCTGCACCACGgtaagagcagcagcacaggGAACTTGTTGGAGAACGACGGCTCGCTGCCCACACCTGACTACGGCCTGACCGCCCGGCTGCTGGCGCAGAGCCTCGCACAGACCCGCCCACGCCCCTACAGCATGGCAGGCTTTGGCACACAG CCTGCCATCGAGGATTATGACGGCCGCTTTGCCACGAG